GGCGATCTCAAACTTGAGATAGTAGTCCCTGAGGTAATTAACCAGCTTCCAGTGGTCTTCGCCCATCGGATAAGCATTTTCCGCTTTAGCCAGGTCTTCTGCCACTTCCTTATTCCACTTCCCCGGCTCCTGAATGAAGCCGTCCTCATCGATTTCGATTTCCTGTCCACCTAGTGTGGCCTTTG
The sequence above is drawn from the Syntrophorhabdales bacterium genome and encodes:
- a CDS encoding TusE/DsrC/DsvC family sulfur relay protein — protein: MAKATLGGQEIEIDEDGFIQEPGKWNKEVAEDLAKAENAYPMGEDHWKLVNYLRDYYLKFEIAPPVRMLVKQTGLDLKKIYELFPGGPAKGACKVAGLPKPTGCV